Proteins found in one Populus alba chromosome 14, ASM523922v2, whole genome shotgun sequence genomic segment:
- the LOC118041459 gene encoding probable sulfate transporter 3.3, producing the protein MAIGLMNVIGSATSCCVTAGAKTSVSNIIMSVTVMVTLLFLMPVFQYTPNVVLGAIIVTAVNGLIDIAAACQIWKIDKFDFVVMLCAFFGVILVSVQDGLAIVVGFQVLDNDAVDGQVGISIFKILLQVTRPKTLVLGNIPGTDIFRNLHHYKEAMRIPGVFILSIEAPINFANTTYLKERLFSALSSS; encoded by the exons ATGGCAATTGGGTTAATGAATGTGATTGGCTCCGCCACTTCCTGTTGTGTTACAGCAG GAGCCAAAACGTCAGTTTCCAACATTATAATGTCAGTGACAGTTATGGTGACCCTCCTCTTCCTAATGCCTGTATTCCAGTACACCCCCAATGTTGTATTGGGTGCCATCATAGTAACAGCAGTAAATGGCCTCATAGACATCGCAGCTGCTTGCCAGATATGGAAGATCgacaaatttgattttgttgtgatGTTGTGTGCTTTCTTTGGTGTTATTCTTGTCTCTGTCCAGGACGGCCTTGCCATTGTGGTGGGTTTTCAAGTTTTAGATAATG ATGCTGTTGATGGACAGGTAGGGATATCAATATTCAAGATCCTTCTTCAAGTCACAAGGCCAAAGACTCTGGTTCTGGGAAACATACCTGGGACAGATATATTCCGTAATCTTCATCATTACAAGGAAGCTATGAGGATCCCTGGTGTCTTCATTTTAAGCATTGAAGCTCCAATCAACTTTGCTAATACAACCTACCTCAAAGAAAGGCTTTTCTCTGCACTCAGTAGCTCATAA
- the LOC118041467 gene encoding cytochrome b-c1 complex subunit 6-1, mitochondrial, which produces MADEEPVDPKKYLEESCKPKCVKPLLEYQACVKRIQGDETGHKHCTGQYFDYWSCVDKCVALKLFSKLK; this is translated from the exons AT GGCGGACGAGGAACCTGTCGATCCGAAGAAGTATCTTGAGGAATCTTGCAAGCCTAAATGTGTGAAGCCTTTGCTTGAATATCAG GCATGTGTTAAGAGAATTCAAGGTGATGAGACTGGCCACAAACATTGTACTGGACAGTACTTTGATTACTGGTCCTGTGTTGATAAATGC GTTGCTCTGAAGCTGTTTTCGAAACTGAAGTAG